A region from the Brevibacterium paucivorans genome encodes:
- a CDS encoding 3-hydroxyacyl-CoA dehydrogenase, whose product MTEFKTVAILGSGVLGSQIAMQAAYHGKDVTIFDPFQESLDKLPARWDWMRRGYSEDLSDFSEPKFEDALSRISTTTELAEVVSDVDIVIEAVPENLDLKRETWEKVGKLADARTVLATNTSSLLPSLFADSTGAPERFVAIHYANRIWSQNLAEVMGTPKTDPAIVDKAVAFAEETGMVPVRVEKETPGYFLNSLLIPWLRAGSALYINGVGEPEAIDNAWKAGTHFGRGPFEVYDVVGFNVAANISRNSEDETEQRFAAKLQEAIDAGFSGIADGKGFYLYDKDGNITGPNDFFTK is encoded by the coding sequence ATGACGGAGTTTAAAACTGTAGCAATCTTGGGAAGCGGAGTTTTGGGATCCCAAATTGCTATGCAAGCGGCATACCACGGAAAAGATGTCACAATCTTTGACCCGTTCCAGGAATCACTCGACAAACTGCCGGCTCGCTGGGACTGGATGCGTCGCGGCTACTCGGAAGATCTCAGCGACTTCAGTGAACCAAAGTTCGAAGATGCGCTGTCGCGAATTTCAACCACTACTGAACTTGCAGAAGTCGTGAGCGACGTTGACATCGTCATCGAAGCAGTTCCAGAAAACCTGGATCTGAAACGCGAAACATGGGAAAAGGTAGGAAAACTGGCAGACGCACGCACAGTGCTTGCCACCAACACCTCGTCGCTTTTGCCTTCGCTTTTTGCTGACTCAACTGGGGCGCCTGAACGATTTGTCGCAATTCACTACGCTAACCGTATCTGGTCCCAGAACCTCGCAGAAGTCATGGGTACGCCCAAAACGGATCCCGCGATCGTGGACAAGGCTGTTGCATTTGCTGAAGAAACAGGAATGGTTCCAGTTCGCGTAGAAAAAGAAACGCCAGGGTACTTCCTGAACTCGTTGCTGATCCCATGGTTGCGTGCCGGATCAGCCCTCTACATCAACGGGGTTGGAGAACCTGAAGCGATCGACAACGCATGGAAGGCCGGAACCCACTTTGGACGTGGCCCGTTTGAGGTGTACGACGTAGTCGGCTTCAACGTTGCAGCAAACATTTCACGTAACTCTGAAGACGAAACCGAACAGCGTTTTGCCGCCAAGCTACAAGAGGCGATCGACGCTGGCTTCAGCGGTATTGCTGACGGCAAGGGTTTCTACCTGTACGACAAGGACGGAAACATCACCGGTCCAAACGACTTCTTTACGAAGTAG
- a CDS encoding DoxX family protein, translating to MWIPSFWLLPAFLATVLLADVVLSIRPVRFIRDCLESVRLPEDWWWVLLVVKVLAAAGLIAGIWIPGVAFAANVGVVVYFLCAVASHIRAKATGIAFWLNCLGMLILSSVILVLSIV from the coding sequence TTGTGGATTCCATCTTTCTGGCTGCTGCCAGCGTTTCTGGCTACTGTTCTCCTTGCCGATGTCGTGCTGTCAATCAGGCCGGTCCGTTTTATTCGTGACTGTCTCGAAAGTGTGCGCCTCCCCGAAGATTGGTGGTGGGTTCTGCTCGTGGTCAAGGTGCTTGCTGCGGCGGGGCTAATTGCAGGTATCTGGATACCTGGCGTAGCGTTTGCCGCGAATGTTGGGGTCGTCGTTTATTTTCTGTGTGCAGTGGCGTCTCACATTCGAGCAAAAGCAACTGGCATCGCGTTCTGGCTCAACTGTTTGGGGATGCTGATACTTTCCAGCGTCATTCTTGTGTTGAGCATCGTCTAG
- a CDS encoding TetR/AcrR family transcriptional regulator yields MFREVKVAGRRTVARLETRRAVLEAASRLLHSRGFQATTIRDIANEAGVSVGTVMSFGDKEALLVELFDGLISERQETVDAQVFTGGACCDADAVAVVEPFAVLFEEHRDLAQTYASIIVSGRHSSVVFTDLANRLTSVFEQLLTDCGCSRTGESRSRANALYAAYIGSLFIWSATPEISAHGYLVQLRHVFAAICDHKGGN; encoded by the coding sequence ATGTTCAGGGAGGTGAAGGTGGCTGGTCGTCGGACTGTTGCACGCCTTGAGACGCGTCGCGCTGTGCTGGAAGCCGCGAGCCGGTTACTCCACAGCAGAGGATTCCAAGCGACGACCATTCGTGACATTGCGAATGAGGCAGGTGTGAGTGTCGGAACAGTTATGTCTTTTGGAGACAAAGAGGCCCTTCTTGTGGAACTTTTTGATGGTCTCATTTCGGAACGTCAAGAGACGGTTGATGCACAGGTCTTTACTGGTGGAGCCTGCTGTGATGCAGATGCGGTTGCTGTGGTGGAACCGTTCGCTGTGCTGTTCGAAGAACACCGTGACCTTGCGCAGACGTATGCGTCGATCATAGTCAGTGGGCGACATTCTTCAGTAGTTTTCACTGATCTCGCGAATCGGTTGACCTCAGTGTTCGAACAGCTTTTGACTGATTGTGGATGCTCGAGAACGGGTGAAAGCCGTAGCCGAGCCAACGCGCTGTACGCAGCGTATATCGGAAGCTTATTCATCTGGTCAGCCACTCCTGAAATCTCCGCACATGGCTACTTGGTGCAGCTCCGTCATGTGTTTGCCGCGATTTGCGATCACAAGGGAGGAAACTAA
- a CDS encoding phosphodiester glycosidase family protein, with product MHSASTEHPAAVHRPPRQRASFRTRLFALLTVFALLTPGLTALDQWLATPAAAQITDEQLSKGGVLRTSETKPVAPGLDLTTFSRLEEPGWNEGSVLTADLGESTLSTDLRDTGTVTGRAPLDDVMHQGPRGKEAVAAVNGTFFDINYSDAPIFTSVSSEGLRAGNSKPQPSLTIAQGRAAVQELSATGTATLPGNNKHDLAGMNTPRLEADGIGVYTSAWGDYTLDRPVGAPDEKVEQIAAAVIKDGTVTETTGIVDSLGERRVADGTQVLIGREAGAETIAQLAKGDNVEIEVGPSEDVDLGIAGSHQILTNGKVPNMQDDLATSTHPRTAVGISKDGTRLFVMVIDGRSNESRGMTLPEAGELLRNMGAHNALNLDGGGSSAMSARVAGDEGQKIWNTPSDGEVREVPNALVFYSSAKSDDTSGVQLSLGLEGEDAVFPGLTRTIKGTGLSSNLAPAEVDGTFSADAPLKVESTDKNTARITGEERGAGKVTYSAGNMSDEAKLRVLGKAIALRASEKSLSLPNTDTRAKITLNGLDGDGQQARIETSDVKVSTTGGVEVKDDGLGTWTVRATGKTATGKVTFTVGDLTTSVPVAFGTKDSAVWDFSDLAAFEAANDRASGEIAKADGQDGKPAIGMKYDFTTSSATRGFYLGAKKIEPVDGTAIGFSLDVKSDGNGTWPRLQVTDPNGTVTNLDGDHLEKEGWQTVRFAVPEGLAQPLTVDRIRMMETRPEAQYTGDIAVSNLQVTTVPTAEGDKEPAIHDPALLAHGDVEGRPQKIAVMSDAQFIAAQPESEAVAGARRTLREIREAKPDLLIINGDFVDEGSKEDFALAKKIIDEEWDKSIPHIYVPGNHEIMGSDIGVFEQEIGSATSSQDVDGTRVITLNTAGGSLRSGGIDQIAKLEKQLDEVARDSKLTGVTVFFHHPPNDPLPTKNSQMADEREARAFEKLMADFKRKSGKSAAVINAHVGAFHGSSVEGVTYLINGNSGKRPAGTPETGGFTGWTMLGIDPAKGKVGKNPSPQDRVDWLAAETRPWVDEISLETSRAVLLGESSQVTASFVQDGRTVPVAWPVTAQWGGEGVHIVDGSEQSEEATDENAVIRFNPVSGQITALRPGTAKLSVTVNGRTATQEVTVPATEKEQPEKPGDSEEPEKPGDGEKPEEPGDSEKPEKPGDPEEAETPEVGEGEKPEKPGDGEEPGKPGDREESENPVDPEEPSSPDSDSSEGTEKDETGSHQASPDSDAGEGEDTGNKSPADSSEEARDEGSTLPRTGTEVSILLLFALAGIGVGSVALTSTRRRGRH from the coding sequence ATGCACTCCGCATCTACCGAGCACCCCGCAGCCGTTCACAGACCGCCCCGACAGCGCGCCTCGTTCCGCACACGCCTGTTCGCGTTACTCACAGTTTTTGCGCTTCTCACCCCGGGGCTGACGGCCCTCGACCAATGGCTGGCCACCCCAGCTGCCGCCCAGATCACCGACGAGCAGCTGTCAAAAGGTGGCGTGCTACGCACCTCCGAAACCAAACCGGTCGCACCCGGCTTGGACCTGACGACCTTTTCCCGCCTCGAGGAACCCGGTTGGAACGAAGGCAGCGTTCTCACCGCCGACCTCGGCGAATCAACCCTTTCCACCGACCTGCGCGACACGGGCACTGTCACGGGGCGCGCCCCACTGGATGACGTCATGCACCAAGGCCCCCGCGGCAAAGAAGCCGTCGCAGCGGTCAACGGCACGTTCTTCGACATCAACTACTCGGACGCACCGATTTTCACCTCGGTCAGCAGCGAGGGCCTGCGCGCCGGGAACTCGAAACCCCAACCGTCACTGACCATCGCGCAAGGGCGCGCCGCGGTCCAAGAGCTTTCAGCCACCGGGACAGCGACACTGCCCGGGAACAACAAGCACGACCTCGCCGGAATGAACACCCCGAGGTTGGAGGCAGATGGTATCGGTGTGTACACCTCGGCCTGGGGAGACTACACCCTGGACCGCCCGGTGGGCGCGCCAGACGAAAAGGTGGAACAGATTGCCGCCGCTGTCATCAAAGATGGCACCGTCACGGAAACCACAGGCATCGTCGACAGCCTCGGCGAACGCAGGGTTGCCGACGGTACGCAGGTGCTCATCGGCCGTGAAGCCGGGGCAGAAACAATCGCCCAGCTGGCCAAAGGCGACAACGTCGAGATCGAAGTGGGGCCGTCTGAGGACGTCGACCTCGGGATCGCTGGATCGCACCAAATCCTCACCAACGGCAAAGTGCCCAACATGCAGGACGACCTCGCAACGAGCACACACCCGCGCACAGCCGTGGGAATCAGCAAGGACGGCACGCGACTGTTCGTCATGGTGATCGACGGTCGTTCGAATGAATCTCGCGGAATGACGCTGCCCGAAGCTGGCGAACTTTTGCGAAACATGGGCGCGCACAACGCGCTCAACCTTGACGGTGGCGGGTCGTCGGCCATGTCCGCCCGCGTTGCCGGCGATGAAGGACAGAAGATCTGGAACACCCCTTCCGATGGTGAAGTGCGAGAAGTCCCCAACGCGCTCGTCTTCTACTCCTCCGCGAAGTCGGATGACACCTCGGGCGTTCAGCTGAGCCTGGGACTCGAAGGTGAAGACGCAGTGTTCCCCGGACTCACCCGCACCATTAAGGGCACCGGACTGTCCTCCAACCTCGCCCCGGCCGAGGTCGATGGGACTTTCAGCGCAGACGCGCCTTTGAAGGTTGAATCGACTGACAAGAACACCGCCCGTATTACTGGTGAAGAACGCGGAGCCGGGAAGGTCACCTACAGTGCCGGCAACATGAGTGATGAGGCCAAATTGCGAGTGCTGGGCAAAGCAATTGCACTACGTGCCTCCGAAAAGTCACTCAGTCTGCCAAACACTGACACGCGAGCCAAGATCACACTCAACGGGCTCGATGGTGACGGCCAGCAGGCTCGCATCGAAACCTCGGACGTCAAGGTGAGCACCACAGGCGGAGTGGAAGTCAAAGACGACGGTCTGGGCACCTGGACGGTGCGCGCCACCGGAAAGACCGCCACAGGGAAAGTCACCTTCACCGTGGGAGACCTCACCACCTCGGTGCCGGTTGCCTTCGGCACAAAAGACTCAGCCGTGTGGGACTTCTCCGACCTAGCGGCGTTTGAAGCTGCTAATGACCGTGCCTCCGGTGAGATCGCCAAGGCCGACGGTCAAGACGGCAAGCCAGCGATTGGCATGAAGTACGACTTCACTACGTCGAGTGCAACCCGAGGCTTCTACTTGGGAGCTAAGAAGATCGAGCCCGTTGACGGTACGGCGATCGGTTTCAGCCTGGACGTCAAGAGTGATGGTAACGGCACCTGGCCACGCCTGCAGGTGACCGACCCGAACGGCACTGTTACGAACCTTGACGGCGACCACCTCGAGAAGGAAGGGTGGCAGACGGTCAGGTTCGCTGTGCCCGAAGGCCTCGCGCAACCGCTGACGGTCGACCGCATTCGCATGATGGAAACGCGGCCGGAAGCGCAGTACACAGGTGACATCGCAGTATCCAACCTGCAGGTAACCACTGTGCCCACGGCGGAGGGTGACAAGGAGCCCGCAATCCACGACCCGGCGTTACTCGCACACGGTGACGTTGAGGGTCGCCCGCAGAAGATCGCGGTGATGAGCGACGCTCAGTTCATTGCGGCTCAACCCGAGTCCGAGGCGGTGGCAGGTGCTCGTCGCACACTGCGTGAAATCCGTGAAGCAAAGCCCGATCTGCTGATCATCAACGGTGACTTTGTCGACGAGGGATCCAAGGAAGACTTTGCGCTTGCCAAGAAGATCATTGACGAGGAGTGGGATAAGAGTATTCCGCACATTTACGTTCCCGGAAACCACGAGATCATGGGCAGTGACATTGGGGTGTTTGAGCAGGAGATCGGATCTGCGACCTCCTCGCAGGACGTTGACGGGACCCGAGTGATCACGCTCAACACGGCGGGCGGTTCGCTGCGCAGTGGTGGAATCGACCAGATAGCAAAGCTGGAGAAGCAACTGGACGAAGTTGCGCGTGATTCGAAGCTGACTGGCGTGACGGTATTCTTCCACCACCCGCCTAACGATCCTCTGCCGACGAAGAACAGTCAGATGGCAGATGAGCGTGAAGCCCGTGCTTTTGAGAAACTCATGGCCGATTTCAAGCGCAAGTCAGGCAAGTCAGCAGCGGTGATCAACGCGCATGTGGGTGCGTTCCACGGGTCTTCAGTGGAGGGCGTGACCTATCTGATTAACGGGAACTCCGGTAAGAGACCGGCCGGAACCCCGGAGACAGGAGGCTTCACCGGTTGGACGATGCTTGGTATCGATCCGGCAAAGGGCAAGGTCGGAAAGAATCCGTCCCCGCAAGACCGTGTGGACTGGTTGGCGGCAGAAACTCGTCCGTGGGTGGATGAGATCTCGCTAGAAACCTCGCGCGCTGTTTTGCTGGGTGAGAGCAGTCAGGTCACTGCTTCGTTCGTGCAGGACGGAAGGACTGTTCCAGTGGCGTGGCCGGTGACCGCGCAGTGGGGTGGCGAAGGTGTTCACATCGTTGACGGCAGTGAGCAGTCCGAAGAGGCCACTGACGAGAACGCTGTCATCCGGTTCAACCCCGTCAGTGGGCAAATCACTGCGCTACGTCCTGGTACCGCAAAGCTGAGCGTGACGGTGAATGGACGAACCGCGACTCAGGAAGTGACCGTGCCGGCAACCGAAAAGGAACAGCCAGAGAAGCCGGGGGACAGCGAGGAACCGGAGAAACCAGGGGATGGCGAGAAGCCGGAGGAGCCTGGGGATAGCGAGAAACCGGAGAAGCCTGGCGACCCTGAGGAAGCGGAGACTCCCGAGGTGGGGGAAGGCGAGAAGCCGGAGAAGCCTGGGGATGGCGAGGAACCTGGAAAGCCTGGTGACCGTGAAGAGTCAGAGAATCCGGTTGACCCTGAGGAACCTTCCTCTCCGGATTCGGACAGTTCGGAAGGCACTGAAAAAGACGAAACCGGTAGCCACCAAGCATCGCCAGACAGCGACGCTGGTGAAGGCGAAGACACGGGCAACAAATCGCCTGCAGATTCGTCGGAAGAAGCACGGGATGAAGGAAGCACTCTTCCACGCACGGGAACCGAAGTGTCAATTCTGTTGCTGTTTGCGCTGGCAGGAATTGGTGTAGGAAGTGTTGCGCTGACAAGCACACGACGCCGTGGACGGCACTAG
- a CDS encoding ATP-binding protein, translating to MAIDYPTDNPSYLPRYIDLELDELAGVSAIAIDGPKAVGKSETATRRANRTYFLDRDSERELLRADMDALLVADDTLCIDEWQHLPQVWDAVRRNVDKQVATRYLLTGSATPKQGIDTHSGAGRVISLRMRPLALSERADTSPTVRISELFTGTAAIAGHTDYSLTDYATALCATGLPGVYRQPDRPRRQLIDAYVQRVIDRDVADQGLMVRKPESLRAWWAAYAAASSTTTSYTKILNAASPGDSAKISKDSALGYRDILSKLWLLDPVPAWFPNPSPFKKLTAAPKHQIFDPGIAAALLSLTPNMLTSGEPGSWEMFGQLFESLVTLTVRAAGQAAEAKVSHLRTQGGAQEIDLILERYDGKVIAFEVKLKPTPTDKDVRHLHWLGEHIGPRLADKVVVTTGTDAYRRPDGVAVVPLALLC from the coding sequence ATGGCCATCGACTACCCAACTGACAACCCCTCCTACCTTCCGCGCTACATCGACCTGGAACTAGATGAGCTGGCGGGCGTCTCTGCCATCGCCATCGACGGACCAAAAGCAGTCGGCAAGTCCGAGACGGCCACAAGGCGAGCAAATCGCACATACTTCCTCGACCGCGACAGTGAAAGGGAACTCCTTCGAGCTGACATGGACGCTCTACTGGTCGCGGATGACACACTGTGCATCGATGAATGGCAACATTTGCCTCAAGTGTGGGATGCAGTGAGGCGGAACGTCGACAAACAGGTGGCCACTCGCTATCTTTTAACCGGAAGTGCCACACCCAAACAGGGCATAGATACACATTCCGGAGCCGGACGCGTGATCAGCCTACGCATGCGTCCACTCGCTCTATCTGAGCGTGCCGACACCTCCCCCACGGTCAGAATCTCAGAGCTCTTCACTGGAACCGCCGCGATCGCCGGCCACACAGACTATTCACTCACCGACTACGCTACAGCGCTCTGTGCTACTGGCCTGCCGGGTGTCTACCGACAGCCAGACCGGCCTCGCCGCCAACTCATTGACGCCTATGTCCAGCGTGTCATCGATCGCGACGTCGCCGATCAGGGGCTGATGGTTCGTAAGCCCGAGTCTTTGCGTGCTTGGTGGGCGGCGTACGCAGCCGCCTCCTCGACCACCACCTCGTATACCAAAATCCTGAACGCAGCTTCTCCAGGTGACTCTGCCAAAATCTCCAAAGATTCGGCTCTTGGCTACCGCGACATCCTCAGCAAACTGTGGTTGTTGGATCCAGTACCGGCCTGGTTCCCCAATCCTTCACCCTTCAAAAAACTCACTGCTGCTCCGAAGCACCAAATTTTTGACCCCGGCATTGCGGCGGCTCTGCTGAGTCTCACGCCGAACATGCTTACTTCCGGCGAGCCCGGTTCATGGGAGATGTTTGGCCAGCTCTTCGAATCGCTGGTCACGCTCACGGTCCGCGCGGCGGGTCAAGCCGCCGAGGCGAAGGTCTCACACCTGCGTACACAAGGCGGAGCTCAAGAGATCGACCTGATTCTCGAACGCTATGACGGAAAAGTCATTGCCTTCGAAGTGAAGCTGAAACCAACGCCTACGGACAAGGACGTACGCCACTTGCATTGGCTGGGTGAACATATCGGTCCGCGTTTGGCAGACAAGGTCGTGGTCACAACGGGTACAGATGCTTACCGGAGGCCAGACGGCGTGGCTGTAGTCCCACTCGCATTGTTGTGTTGA
- a CDS encoding LysE family translocator: MLSIAALIGFGIAVTPLVVTPGASFTLVSSRGLVGDRRGAWAVIVGTAVGIITHGLLAGLGLAAVVMRSAEVYQVLRFVGAIYLVGLGVFLVWRGRRRSVSSSLEYAHSSSKPVVHEVGQAYLANVLNVKAATVYLTLAPQFVPAQLMGVSSMLTLATVHVCVMAVWLGLWSTGLSKISEKFNLADWKRRIDTVGGAVLVFFGIRTALPGNSG, from the coding sequence ATGCTTTCAATTGCTGCGCTCATTGGTTTCGGTATTGCAGTTACTCCACTTGTCGTTACTCCCGGTGCCAGTTTCACTTTGGTGAGTTCACGTGGCCTGGTTGGTGATAGGCGTGGTGCTTGGGCCGTCATCGTAGGGACAGCCGTAGGAATCATTACTCACGGGCTTCTTGCGGGTCTCGGACTTGCGGCGGTTGTGATGCGCTCAGCGGAGGTGTACCAGGTTCTTAGGTTCGTTGGCGCGATCTATTTGGTGGGTCTCGGTGTGTTTCTTGTATGGCGTGGGCGTCGGAGGAGCGTTTCGTCATCGCTTGAATATGCACACAGTTCCTCGAAGCCCGTCGTCCACGAGGTGGGGCAGGCATATCTGGCAAACGTGCTCAATGTGAAAGCCGCCACCGTGTATCTAACACTGGCGCCGCAATTTGTTCCGGCGCAGCTAATGGGAGTGTCGTCAATGCTGACTCTTGCTACCGTGCACGTCTGTGTGATGGCCGTCTGGCTTGGGCTTTGGTCTACAGGCCTCAGCAAGATTTCCGAGAAGTTCAACCTGGCTGACTGGAAACGACGGATTGACACTGTGGGCGGAGCAGTTCTAGTTTTCTTTGGCATCCGCACTGCATTGCCAGGGAATTCCGGCTAG